In Spinacia oleracea cultivar Varoflay chromosome 5, BTI_SOV_V1, whole genome shotgun sequence, a single window of DNA contains:
- the LOC110805032 gene encoding protein PLASTID TRANSCRIPTIONALLY ACTIVE 10, which translates to MQILQTSHFLPLSLLPKTPLKPPIPIFHNPNFHPNFSLLSSSSSLLPIPPKSYASDEFPVDETFLEQFGPKDTETEEEARKRNWVERGWAPWEEILSPEADFARKSLNEGEEVALKNPDTIEAFKMLKPSYRKKKMEEMGLTEDEYYARQFDIKGEILDPLETYWDGPLVVRHVAPRDWPPPGWEVDRKELEFIREGHKMMAERVDMKELDNVIREKEGMCMDRYKVFLKQYQEWVEFNKDKLEEESYEHDQDYHPGRRKRGKDYEEGMYELPFYYPGQICLGKVTTLHLYQGAFVDVGGVYEGWVPIKGNDWYWIRQHIKVGMHVMVEILAKRDPYRFRFPLELRFVDPNIDHLLFQRFEYPPIFHRDEDTNLDELRRDCRRPPFPRKDPGVKVEEEPLLSDHPYVDKLWQINVAEQMILDDMEANPDKYKGKKLSELTDEEEFDEEHSVEYTKVQYKKSLLPKTILKTSVKELDLESAFAERQLHNRLQKEAEERGEDYKVDKLRRNIEMDEYDFIHWRRSFEEREALLRDISCRQALGLPLQEPGRYVDPSILGKDQYDPSHPLYRYDYWGEPKNSEKTKQERVTDAHNKSVVGKGNVWYEMSYEDAVEEMKYRESHPKDNTERETDEEAESDDDDSDDDFDYSILSDLSADFASQPHVNGTESPSISDEGMFEE; encoded by the exons ATGCAAATCCTCCAAACCTCTCACTTCCttccactctctctcctccctaaaACCCCTCTTAAACCCCCAATTCCCATTTTCCATAACCCTAATTTCCAccccaatttctctctcctctcctcttcctcttccCTTCTCCCAATTCCCCCCAAATCCTACGCTTCCGATGAATTCCCGGTCGACGAGACCTTCCTCGAGCAATTCGGCCCGAAAGACACCGAAACCGAGGAAGAAGCCCGAAAGCGGAACTGGGTCGAACGAGGTTGGGCGCCATGGGAGGAGATTCTTTCTCCTGAGGCGGATTTCGCCAGAAAATCGCTCAATGAGGGGGAGGAAGTAGCATTGAAGAACCCGGATACGATTGAGGCATTCAAGATGCTGAAACCTAGTTAcaggaagaagaagatggagGAGATGGGATTGACTGAGGATGAGTATTATGCTAGACAGTTTGATATTAAGGGTGAGATTCTGGACCCCTTGGAGACTTATTGGGATGGGCCGTTGGTTGTTCGGCATGTTGCGCCTCGCGACTGGCCTCCTCCAGGCTGGGAGGTTGATAGGAAGGAGCTGGAGTTTATCAGGGAAGGTCATAAGATGATGGCTGAGAGGGTGGATATGAAGGAATTGGATAATGTGATTAGGGAGAAAGAAGGGATGTGTATGGATAGGTATAAAGTGTTTCTTAAGCAGTATCAGGAGTGGGTTGAGTTTAACAAGGATAAATTGGAGGAAGAGTCTTATGAg CATGATCAAGATTATCATCCAGGAAGGAGGAAACGAGGCAAAGATTATGAGGAGGGAATG TATGAACTACCGTTCTATTATCCTGGACAA ATCTGTCTTGGCAAGGTGACTACTTTGCACCTATATCAAGGAGCATTTGTGGACGTCGGAGGAGTATATGAAGG GTGGGTTCCTATTAAAGGCAATGATTGGTACTGGATCCGCCAGCACATAAAAGTTGGTATGCATGTTATGGTTGAGATTTTG GCTAAGAGAGATCCGTATCGGTTTAGATTTCCTCTTGAATTACGTTTTGTCGACCCGAACATTGATCATCTTCT CTTTCAAAGGTTTGAGTATCCACCAATATTTCATCGTGATGAGGATACTAATCTTGATGAATTACGT CGTGATTGTAGAAGGCCTCCTTTTCCCAGAAAGGATCCAGGAGTCAAAGTAGAAGAAGAGCCTCTGTTGTCTGATCACCCTTACGTTGACAAG CTGTGGCAAATCAATGTTGCTGAGCAAATGATCTTGGATGATATGGAGGCTAACCCTGACAAATATAAAGGGAAGAAACTGTCAGAGCTGACTGatgaagaagagttcgatgagGAACATAGTGTGGAATACACAAAAGTTCAATACAAAAAATCGCTGTTGCCAAAAACGATATTG AAAACAAGTGTGAAGGAACTTGATCTGGAGTCTGCTTTTGCTGAGCGTCAG CTTCACAatagacttcaaaaggaagcaGAAGAAAGAGGGGAGGACTACAAAGTTGACAAATTAAGACGAAACATAGAGATGGATGAGTATGATTTCATCCATTGGCGTCGGTCGTTTGAGGAAAGAGAAGCTCTGCTGCGAGACATAAGCTG TCGCCAAGCTCTTGGCCTACCGCTACAAGAGCCAGGGCGATATGTTGATCCGAGTATTCTTGGCAAGGATCAATATGACCCTTCTCACCCCTTGTACCGCTATGACTATTGGGGAGAGCCAAAGAACTCAGAGAAGACTAAGCAAGAACGAGTGACAGACGCTCACAACAAATCTGTTGTGGGAAAGGGGAATGTTTGGTATGAAATGTCTTATGAAGATGCAGTTGAGGAAATGAAATACAGGGAAAGCCATCCAAAGGACAATACAGAGAGGGAGACAGATGAAGAGGCAGAATCAGATGATGATGATAGTGATGATGACTTTGACTACAGTATTCTAAGCGACTTGAGTGCTGATTTTGCTAGCCAACCTCATGTAAATGGAACAGAATCACCCAGCATATCAGATGAAGGGATGTTTGAGGAATAA
- the LOC110793801 gene encoding lysine histidine transporter 1-like gives MTITGVDENEQSEHQKAINDWLPITSNRTAKWWYSAIHNITCMVGAGILGLPYAMSQLGWGPGVTILVTSWAITLYTLWQMVEMHEIVPGKRFDRYHELGQYAFGDKVGLWLVIPQQVIVQAGCDVVYMVTAGRSLMKFYNISCPECKPIKLTYFILLFAFIQFFLSNLPNFNSITGVSFAAAIMSLSYSAIAWVASALKGVQPDTDYGSRYHTNAGSIFGFLSGLGTVAFAFSGHNVVLEIQATIPSTPENPSKTPMWKGSLLAYIVVALCYFPIAFVGYLVFGKNVQDNILISLENPSWLIAAANLFVVIHVIGSYQVFAMPVFDMLESYLVLQLKCKPSSMLRVITRSTYVAVTMFIGMVFPFFGSLLSVLGGIAFAPTSYYLPCIIWLIICKPKRYSLSWFCNWFCIIAGMSLTILAPIGAIRDIIVQSKSYKFFS, from the exons ATGACAATAACGGGGGTTGATGAAAATGAACAATCGGAGCATCAAAAAGCGATTAACGATTGGCTTCCGATAACGTCTAATCGGACAGCAAAATGGTGGTATTCTGCAATCCATAATATTACGTGTATGGTTGGTGCTGGTATCCTTGGTCTTCCTTATGCCATGTCTCAACTTGGATG GGGTCCGGGTGTGACAATATTAGTAACGTCATGGGCAATAACGTTGTACACACTATGGCAAATGGTGGAAATGCATGAGATAGTACCAGGGAAGAGGTTTGATAGGTATCACGAATTAGGGCAATATGCATTTGGTGACAAGGTCGGACTTTGGCTTGTGATTCCCCAACAAGTTATTGTTCAGGCGGGTTGTGATGTGGTGTACATGGTCACCGCAGGCAGATCACTGATGAAGTTCTACAACATTAGTTGTCCTGAATGCAAACCCATCAAGCTCACTTACTTTATCTTATTGTTTGCCTTCATTCAATTCTTCCTCTCTAACCTACCTAATTTCAACTCTATCACTGGTGTCTCCTTTGCTGCTGCTATTATGTCCCTCAG TTATTCTGCGATTGCTTGGGTGGCATCAGCATTGAAGGGGGTACAACCAGACACAGATTATGGTAGTAGATATCATACAAATGCAGGAAGTATATTTGGATTTCTGAGTGGGCTAGGAACAGTAGCATTCGCATTTTCAGGACATAATGTAGTATTGGAGATCCAAGCAACAATCCCTTCAACACCTGAAAATCCATCAAAAACACCAATGTGGAAAGGATCTCTACTTGCTTATATAGTTGTGGCTCTTTGTTATTTCCCAATTGCATTTGTTGGTTATCTTGTGTTTGGTAAAAACGTTCAGGATAACATCCTTATCTCACTTGAGAACCCTTCTTGGCTCATTGCTGCTGCCAATCTCTTTGTTGTTATTCATGTCATCGGCAGTTATCAG GTGTTTGCAATGCCAGTTTTTGACATGCTCGAGTCTTACCTTGTACTACAATTGAAATGCAAACCTAGTAGCATGCTTCGTGTAATTACCCGTTCTACATATGTTG CGGTTACTATGTTCATAGGAATGGTATTTCCGTTCTTTGGTTCGCTTTTAAGTGTGTTAGGGGGGATTGCTTTTGCACCCACCTCTTATTAT CTTCCTTGCATAATATGGCTAATAATATGCAAACCCAAGAGATACAGTTTATCTTGGTTTTGTAACTGG TTTTGCATCATTGCTGGCATGTCATTGACGATTTTAGCCCCTATTGGAGCTATAAGGGATATCATAGTTCAATCCAAGAGCTACAAATTCTTCTCATGA
- the LOC110805028 gene encoding 3-oxoacyl-[acyl-carrier-protein] reductase 4 codes for MATAAAAAASAATSIVKLDTSALASPFRSRISQLRLTSPSPRFSQFRPLTSSNSSGIKAQVATAEQAVVGAVQQVESPVVVVTGASRGIGRAIALTLGKAGCKVLVNYARSSKEAEEVSKEIEACGGQALTFGGDVSKEEDVESMIKTAVDAWGTVDILVNNAGITRDGLLMRMKKSQWQDVIDLNLTGVFLCTQAAAKIMMKKRKGRIINVASVVGLIGNAGQANYSAAKAGVIGFTKSVAKEYSSRNINVNAVAPGFIASDMTAKLGENIEKKILENIPLGRYGQPEEVAGLVEFLALNPAASYITGQVLTIDGGMVM; via the exons ATGGCCACCGCTGCCGCAGCAGCAGCTTCAGCTGCAACCTCAATCGTCAAACTCGACACCTCCGCCTTAGCCTCGCCTTTCCGAAGCCGGATCTCTCAGCTCCGCCTTACCTCTCCTTCGCCTCGGTTCTCCCAATTTCGACCCTTGACCTCTTCCAATTCTTCTG GTATTAAAGCCCAGGTTGCAACTGCTGAACAAGCTGTTGTTGGTGCGGTGCAACAAGTTGAATCCCCAGTTGTTGTTGTCACTGGAGCTTCTAGAGGAATAGGGAGAGCTATTGCATTAACTTTGGGGAAGGCTGGTTGTAAG GTCCTTGTAAACTATGCGAGGTCATCAAAAGAGGCAGAAGAAGTATCCAAAGAG ATTGAGGCTTGTGGAGGTCAAGCTCTTACATTTGGCGGTGATGTATCAAAAGAAGAAGATGTCGAGTCAATGATAAAAACT GCTGTAGACGCGTGGGGGACTGTTGATATACTGGTGAATAATGCAG GTATTACAAGGGATGGCTTATTGATGAGAATGAAAAAATCCCAGTGGCAAGATGTCATTGATTTAAATCTCACTGGGGTGTTTCTTTGCACTCAG GCTGCTGCAAAAATAATGATGAAAAAGAGAAAG GGGAGAATCATAAATGTGGCTTCAGTGGTTGGTCTTATTGGCAATGCTGGGCAGGCAAATTACAGTGCTGCAAAAGCTGGTGTTATTGGATTCACAAAATCTGTAGCGAAGGAGTATTCCAGCAGGAATATTAAT GTTAATGCTGTTGCCCCAGGATTCATTGCGTCCGACATGACAGCAAAGCTTGGAGAAAACATTGAGAAGAAAATTTTGGAGAATATCCCCCTTG GACGATATGGTCAACCTGAGGAAGTTGCTGGGCTAGTGGAGTTTTTGGCCCTTAACCCTGCTGCCAGTTATATCACTGGACAG GTTTTGACAATTGATGGGGGCATGGTGATGTAA